In Streptomyces sp. NBC_00448, the following are encoded in one genomic region:
- a CDS encoding carboxypeptidase regulatory-like domain-containing protein, with amino-acid sequence MIAALTVQIPAQAAPAGSGAAAMPSIASHPVHRVCATVAKSTEAACQALERDDVRQTKAQVAGADAAPSGLGPADLAAAYRLPTGDEGSGQTVAIVDAYDNPDAESELATYRSQFGLAPCTTANGCFKKTDQRGGTDYPTADSGWSGEIALDVQMVSAVCPNCKILLVEADDASIDNLGAAVNQAVAQGAKFVSNSYGGSESGSDTQSDTQFFDHPGVVITASTGDDGYGVSYPASSPHVTAVGGTSLVKDASVGRGWSEAAWNGAGSGCSDLQAKPSVQTDSGCARRSVADVSAVADPNTGVAVYNAGAWHVFGGTSASSPIIASVYALAGTPPSASDPMTFPYAKTSALNDITTGSNGSCGTYLCNAGDGYDGPTGLGTPDGVAAFASGPQATVSGTVTDAATGKPLTGAEVTIGAETSSTSDAGTYRMTVAPGTYDISVAKFGYATTTFPGVTLADKQTLAENAALTPKAMVKVTGTVKDASGHGWPLYAGVQVEGVPSSAVHTDPATGRYQLSVPVDGTYTLRTTSAYPGYSAPTAQVTVGSAATTQDFGVKVDTATCTASGYAYRYSGSTEDFSTASAATPPTGWTVTDALGAGRAWRFDDPGARGNHTGGSGTFAIMDSAKYGPGVSEDTSLVSPAYDFSDVADPFMSFASSYWAYSVNSTADVDLSLDGGATWQNVSRFTAVNRVGPRTEIADLAAAAGHSDVRVRFHFAATAAHYWQVDDVFVGDRPCAPTAGGLVIGQVLDKNTGAGVAGASVVSADRTSEGATSVATPDDAALKDGFYWFVSTLTGTHPVKATKLLYEGATAKPDIIADQVTTANVKLGAGRLSVTPAGIAKTVAWQGSKTATVTVTNTGTADASLTLGERDKGFTPQDRAKQPAGAAVQDIPGRYSPGFLNPAKGTKAATVPVSPAAEPWTSIADLPTSLMDNAVAAGDDGKVYSVTGATNSAITSAGYVYDPTTLAWSPIADSGTPREAGQAAFVDGKLYLTGGWDASQGTVASLRIYDPRTNTWSSGAPNPRPQAGAASAVIDGKWYLIGGCTTTCGTNTVEVYDTDTDTWSSGAAYPQSISWLGCGAIDRALYCAGGTAASTSTKAAYTFDPSAGTWTSLPDMPFDLWGTGAVGANGKLLLSGGITDNSVTLTNKGVAYDPSTDTWSNLPNSNNAVYRGGSACGFYKVGGSVSSFSPTRSAELLPGYGQCGTSTEASWLSEDTTALTLAPGASKTVTVTVDASGPEIVQPGTYTAWLKIAHDTPYQIDPITVAMTVNPPKTWGKISGTVSGTDCTGTTAGIRSATVQIDSWAESVTLKTDAGGAYAMWMDVRNNPLSLIVAKDGWAPKGATVKLAKGATITEDFTLKPDHGCQ; translated from the coding sequence GTGATCGCCGCACTCACCGTGCAGATACCCGCCCAGGCGGCCCCCGCGGGGTCCGGGGCCGCCGCCATGCCCTCGATCGCCTCCCATCCCGTCCACCGCGTCTGCGCCACCGTGGCGAAGTCGACGGAGGCCGCTTGCCAGGCCCTGGAGCGCGACGACGTCCGGCAGACCAAGGCCCAGGTGGCAGGCGCCGACGCCGCGCCCTCCGGCCTCGGCCCCGCGGACCTCGCCGCCGCCTACCGGCTGCCCACCGGCGACGAGGGCAGCGGCCAGACCGTCGCCATCGTCGACGCCTATGACAACCCCGACGCGGAGTCCGAACTCGCCACCTACCGTTCCCAGTTCGGGCTGGCCCCTTGCACCACGGCGAACGGCTGCTTCAAGAAGACCGACCAGCGCGGCGGCACGGACTACCCGACGGCCGACTCCGGATGGTCCGGCGAGATCGCCCTGGACGTCCAGATGGTGAGCGCCGTCTGCCCGAACTGCAAGATCCTCCTGGTGGAGGCGGACGACGCCTCGATCGACAACCTCGGCGCCGCCGTCAACCAGGCCGTCGCCCAGGGCGCCAAGTTCGTCTCCAACAGCTACGGCGGGTCCGAGAGCGGCAGTGACACGCAGTCGGACACGCAGTTCTTCGACCACCCCGGCGTGGTCATCACCGCGAGCACCGGAGATGACGGCTACGGCGTCAGCTACCCCGCGTCCTCGCCCCACGTGACGGCCGTGGGCGGTACGTCGCTGGTCAAGGACGCCTCCGTAGGCCGCGGTTGGTCGGAGGCGGCCTGGAACGGCGCGGGTTCCGGCTGCTCCGACCTGCAGGCCAAGCCGTCGGTGCAGACCGACTCCGGCTGCGCCCGGCGTTCCGTCGCCGACGTCTCCGCGGTCGCCGACCCCAACACCGGTGTCGCCGTCTACAACGCGGGCGCCTGGCACGTCTTCGGCGGCACCAGCGCTTCCTCGCCGATCATCGCCTCGGTGTACGCGCTCGCCGGCACCCCGCCGTCCGCGTCCGACCCGATGACCTTCCCCTACGCCAAGACCTCCGCTCTCAACGACATCACCACCGGCTCCAACGGCAGTTGCGGCACCTACCTGTGCAACGCCGGCGACGGCTACGACGGCCCCACCGGGCTCGGCACGCCCGACGGCGTAGCGGCCTTCGCCTCGGGGCCGCAGGCCACCGTCTCCGGCACCGTCACCGACGCCGCGACCGGAAAGCCGCTGACCGGAGCCGAGGTCACCATCGGCGCCGAGACCTCGTCCACCTCCGATGCCGGTACCTACCGGATGACGGTCGCCCCGGGCACGTACGACATCAGCGTCGCCAAGTTCGGCTACGCCACCACCACCTTCCCTGGTGTCACCCTCGCCGACAAGCAGACTCTGGCCGAGAACGCAGCGCTCACACCCAAGGCCATGGTGAAGGTCACCGGAACGGTCAAGGACGCCTCAGGGCACGGCTGGCCGCTCTACGCGGGCGTCCAGGTCGAGGGCGTGCCGAGCAGCGCCGTGCACACCGACCCGGCCACCGGCCGCTACCAGCTGAGCGTCCCGGTGGACGGCACGTACACCCTCCGGACGACGTCCGCTTACCCCGGCTACAGCGCGCCGACCGCCCAGGTCACCGTCGGCAGTGCCGCCACCACGCAGGACTTCGGCGTCAAGGTCGACACCGCCACCTGCACCGCGTCCGGCTACGCGTACCGCTACAGCGGCTCCACGGAGGACTTCTCCACCGCCTCCGCCGCCACCCCGCCCACCGGCTGGACCGTCACCGACGCCCTCGGTGCGGGCCGGGCCTGGCGCTTCGACGACCCCGGCGCGCGCGGGAACCACACCGGCGGCTCCGGCACCTTCGCCATCATGGACAGCGCCAAGTACGGACCCGGCGTCAGCGAGGACACCTCCCTGGTCAGCCCTGCCTACGACTTCAGCGACGTGGCCGACCCCTTCATGTCCTTCGCCAGCTCCTACTGGGCCTACTCCGTCAACAGCACGGCAGACGTGGACCTCAGCCTCGACGGCGGAGCGACCTGGCAGAACGTCAGCCGCTTCACCGCCGTCAACCGCGTCGGCCCGCGCACCGAGATCGCGGACCTCGCGGCCGCCGCCGGCCACAGCGACGTCCGGGTCCGCTTCCACTTCGCCGCCACCGCCGCCCACTACTGGCAGGTCGACGACGTCTTCGTCGGCGACCGGCCCTGCGCGCCCACGGCCGGCGGCCTGGTGATCGGCCAGGTCCTGGACAAGAACACCGGCGCGGGGGTGGCCGGCGCCTCGGTGGTGTCCGCCGACCGGACGAGCGAGGGGGCCACCTCGGTCGCCACGCCGGACGACGCGGCGCTCAAGGACGGCTTCTACTGGTTCGTCTCCACCCTCACCGGTACCCACCCGGTGAAGGCCACGAAGCTGCTGTACGAGGGCGCGACCGCCAAGCCGGACATCATCGCGGACCAGGTCACCACCGCCAACGTCAAGTTGGGCGCCGGCCGGCTGTCCGTCACCCCGGCCGGCATCGCCAAGACCGTTGCCTGGCAGGGCAGCAAGACCGCCACCGTCACCGTGACCAACACCGGCACCGCCGACGCGAGCCTGACACTGGGCGAGCGCGACAAGGGCTTCACCCCGCAGGACCGGGCGAAGCAGCCGGCGGGCGCGGCGGTCCAGGACATCCCGGGCCGCTACTCGCCGGGCTTCCTGAACCCGGCCAAGGGCACGAAGGCCGCCACCGTGCCGGTGTCCCCAGCAGCCGAGCCGTGGACCTCGATCGCCGACCTCCCGACCTCGCTGATGGACAACGCCGTCGCCGCCGGCGACGACGGCAAGGTCTACAGCGTGACCGGGGCGACCAACTCCGCCATCACCTCGGCGGGCTACGTCTACGATCCGACCACCCTCGCGTGGTCGCCGATCGCCGACTCCGGCACCCCGCGCGAGGCAGGACAGGCCGCCTTCGTGGACGGCAAGCTCTACCTCACGGGCGGCTGGGACGCCTCCCAGGGCACCGTCGCGTCGCTGCGGATCTACGACCCGAGGACCAACACCTGGAGCAGCGGCGCCCCCAACCCGCGGCCGCAGGCCGGAGCGGCCTCGGCCGTGATCGACGGCAAGTGGTACCTCATCGGCGGCTGCACCACCACGTGCGGCACGAACACCGTCGAGGTCTACGACACCGACACCGACACCTGGAGTAGCGGCGCCGCCTACCCGCAGTCCATCTCCTGGCTGGGCTGCGGTGCGATCGACCGGGCACTCTACTGCGCCGGCGGCACCGCCGCCTCCACCAGCACCAAGGCCGCCTACACCTTCGACCCGTCGGCCGGCACCTGGACGTCCCTGCCGGACATGCCCTTCGACCTGTGGGGGACCGGCGCGGTGGGCGCCAACGGCAAGCTCCTGCTCTCCGGCGGCATCACCGACAACTCGGTCACCCTCACCAACAAGGGCGTCGCCTACGACCCGTCCACCGACACCTGGAGCAACCTGCCCAACTCCAACAACGCTGTCTACCGCGGCGGCAGCGCCTGCGGCTTCTACAAGGTCGGCGGCTCGGTGAGCTCCTTCAGCCCGACCAGGAGCGCCGAACTGCTCCCCGGCTACGGCCAGTGCGGTACGTCGACCGAAGCCTCCTGGCTGTCGGAGGACACCACCGCGCTGACCCTCGCGCCGGGGGCGTCGAAGACGGTCACGGTCACGGTCGACGCGTCAGGACCGGAGATCGTCCAGCCCGGTACGTACACGGCGTGGCTCAAGATCGCCCATGACACCCCGTACCAGATCGACCCGATCACCGTCGCCATGACCGTGAATCCGCCGAAGACCTGGGGAAAGATCAGCGGAACGGTCTCGGGCACCGACTGCACCGGCACCACCGCCGGCATCAGGAGCGCGACCGTCCAGATCGACAGCTGGGCCGAGAGCGTCACCCTCAAGACCGACGCCGGCGGCGCGTACGCGATGTGGATGGACGTGCGCAACAACCCGCTCAGCCTGATCGTGGCGAAGGACGGCTGGGCCCCCAAGGGCGCCACCGTCAAACTGGCCAAGGGCGCCACGATCACGGAGGACTTCACCCTGAAGCCCGACCACGGCTGCCAGTAG
- a CDS encoding peptide ABC transporter substrate-binding protein, with protein MFLVRTAERRRWALVAGAALAVGSLLAGCNGANGSSSASSGSINYALPANFTPNWVLPIGTPAHLNTNNVSIAASLWEPLVAYDGSTGAINWNKKASIASAADFAPDGKSVTVTLGARHWSDGKPITSRDVQFWFNVIKANKTQWAGYSAGKAPDNWTALKVLDDHRFTLTFDRSYNDQWMLANELSQITPLPQHVWDRTSASAAVSDADKTPAGAKQVWTFLNSAAKNISKYASDPLWKTVSGPYTVHSFSTAGKVVLAANKKYDGGEKAHIPTVNLLPFTTTDAEENALRSGQVDYGYINATDLDQKASFTGQGYNVKPWTGWAITYMPYNFENPAMGAVFKQLYARQAVQESIDQDSLAKVIFNGTAVPGYGPIPQAQSSDFVSPAQKDNPYPFSTAKAKALLTAHGWADQGGTMTCVQPGTSVAQCGAGVAKGTKFRMQVLSQSGSTVTDNMMSAIQSSLAKTGIGFSIKTAPVNSVLSQTPQCTSDQASCKWQLSFFGTAGSWYFPAFPTGDSLFQTKAGSNFGSYSNPQVDKLIAESTTSTSNTAVQQYSAALAKDLPVIWLPEPDYQISVIKNGLGGFAQDSLADFHPAQWQWTGK; from the coding sequence ATGTTCCTTGTCCGCACGGCGGAACGCCGCCGCTGGGCGCTCGTTGCGGGCGCCGCGCTCGCAGTGGGCTCGCTGCTCGCAGGCTGCAACGGAGCGAACGGCTCGTCGTCCGCGTCGTCCGGTTCCATCAACTACGCGCTGCCCGCGAACTTCACCCCGAACTGGGTCCTGCCGATCGGCACTCCGGCTCACCTCAACACCAACAACGTCTCCATCGCCGCTTCCCTGTGGGAGCCACTGGTCGCCTACGACGGCTCCACCGGAGCAATCAACTGGAACAAGAAGGCGTCGATAGCCAGCGCCGCGGACTTCGCCCCGGACGGCAAGAGCGTCACCGTGACACTCGGCGCCCGGCACTGGAGCGACGGCAAGCCGATCACCTCCCGTGACGTCCAGTTCTGGTTCAACGTCATCAAGGCGAACAAGACGCAGTGGGCCGGCTACAGCGCCGGAAAGGCGCCAGACAACTGGACCGCCCTGAAGGTCCTGGACGACCACCGGTTCACCCTGACGTTCGACCGGTCCTACAACGACCAGTGGATGCTCGCGAACGAGCTGAGCCAGATCACGCCGCTGCCGCAGCACGTGTGGGACCGCACCTCCGCCTCCGCCGCGGTCAGTGACGCCGACAAGACCCCGGCCGGCGCCAAGCAGGTGTGGACGTTCCTCAACTCGGCGGCGAAGAACATCTCCAAGTACGCCTCGGACCCGCTGTGGAAGACCGTCAGCGGGCCGTACACGGTGCACTCGTTTTCCACCGCGGGCAAGGTCGTGCTCGCCGCGAACAAGAAGTACGACGGCGGCGAGAAGGCCCACATCCCGACGGTGAACCTGCTGCCGTTCACCACCACGGACGCCGAGGAGAACGCACTGCGCTCCGGGCAGGTCGACTACGGCTACATCAACGCCACCGACCTGGACCAGAAGGCGTCCTTCACCGGCCAGGGCTACAACGTCAAGCCGTGGACCGGCTGGGCGATCACGTACATGCCCTACAACTTCGAGAACCCCGCGATGGGGGCGGTCTTCAAGCAGCTGTACGCGCGGCAGGCCGTGCAGGAGTCCATCGACCAGGACAGCCTGGCCAAGGTCATCTTCAACGGCACCGCCGTCCCCGGCTACGGTCCGATCCCGCAGGCACAGTCCTCCGACTTCGTCTCGCCCGCGCAGAAGGACAACCCGTACCCGTTCTCCACCGCCAAGGCCAAGGCGCTGCTGACCGCGCACGGCTGGGCCGACCAGGGCGGAACGATGACCTGCGTGCAGCCCGGCACTTCCGTCGCCCAGTGCGGCGCGGGTGTCGCCAAGGGCACCAAGTTCCGCATGCAGGTGCTCTCCCAGTCCGGGTCCACCGTCACCGACAACATGATGAGTGCCATCCAGTCGTCGCTCGCCAAGACCGGCATCGGCTTCTCGATCAAGACCGCGCCGGTCAACTCGGTGCTCTCCCAGACCCCGCAGTGCACCTCCGACCAGGCGTCCTGCAAGTGGCAGCTGTCCTTCTTCGGCACCGCCGGCAGCTGGTACTTCCCGGCGTTCCCGACCGGTGACTCGCTCTTCCAGACCAAGGCCGGGTCGAACTTCGGCAGTTACTCCAACCCGCAGGTGGACAAGCTGATCGCGGAGTCGACCACCTCGACGTCCAACACCGCCGTCCAGCAGTACAGCGCGGCCCTGGCCAAGGATCTGCCGGTGATCTGGCTGCCCGAGCCCGACTACCAGATCTCGGTCATCAAGAACGGCCTCGGCGGCTTCGCCCAGGACTCGCTGGCCGACTTCCACCCCGCCCAGTGGCAGTGGACCGGCAAGTGA
- a CDS encoding N-acetyltransferase, with the protein MSWLPDDFVHPVLVPLPGGGHHLRPIREADTPLDYPAVMGSRERLWTIFGPAWGWPAATMTYEADQADLLRHEKEIAAHQSFNYALLDAAETALLGCVYIDPPERAGADGEISWWVVDELVGSKVEQALDALVPQWIAAEWPFEQPRFLGREISWSDWLALPAHPDA; encoded by the coding sequence ATGAGCTGGCTCCCTGATGACTTCGTCCACCCCGTCCTGGTACCGCTGCCGGGCGGCGGTCATCACCTGCGGCCGATCCGGGAGGCGGACACCCCGCTCGACTATCCGGCGGTGATGGGTTCGCGCGAGCGGTTGTGGACCATCTTCGGCCCGGCCTGGGGCTGGCCCGCGGCCACCATGACCTACGAGGCCGACCAGGCCGACCTGTTGCGGCACGAGAAGGAGATCGCCGCACACCAGTCCTTCAACTACGCGCTGCTCGACGCCGCGGAGACAGCTCTGCTCGGCTGCGTCTACATCGACCCGCCGGAGCGGGCCGGCGCGGACGGCGAGATCTCCTGGTGGGTGGTGGACGAGCTGGTGGGCAGCAAGGTCGAGCAGGCCCTCGACGCGCTGGTACCGCAGTGGATCGCCGCCGAATGGCCGTTCGAGCAGCCACGCTTCCTCGGCCGCGAGATCTCCTGGTCGGACTGGCTCGCCCTGCCGGCGCACCCCGACGCGTAA
- a CDS encoding nuclear transport factor 2 family protein encodes MQEETARSAIDTFISAFNASDDNYVTALLSQALTSDVVFWGPLGRSEGIEAVERFVLDIRRHPAGTGTMVRCSAVDMPGEWARYQWVFTTPDGGPRLAGTDVVHLRRSLIDQVIVFVGEIEPTAS; translated from the coding sequence ATGCAGGAAGAAACCGCGCGGTCCGCGATCGACACGTTCATCTCCGCGTTCAACGCCTCGGACGACAACTATGTGACTGCGCTGCTCTCTCAGGCCCTGACCTCGGACGTGGTCTTCTGGGGACCGTTGGGCCGCAGTGAGGGGATCGAGGCGGTCGAGCGGTTCGTGCTGGACATCCGGCGCCACCCCGCGGGGACCGGCACGATGGTGCGCTGTTCGGCGGTGGACATGCCGGGCGAGTGGGCCCGGTACCAGTGGGTCTTCACGACGCCGGATGGAGGCCCCCGCCTGGCGGGAACGGACGTCGTCCATCTGCGGCGGAGCCTCATCGACCAGGTCATCGTCTTCGTGGGGGAGATCGAGCCGACCGCCTCCTGA
- a CDS encoding ABC transporter permease — protein sequence MSAVLQPGRLPGDGPSAEPIAPVAAGGLRLAVRRFVRNRLAVVGLAVVVLFFLFCFVGPLLYSTDQIHTTLTQVNLAPSGGHLLGTDAVGHDELGRLMYGGKVSLVVGLAAGVLATVIGTLWGAAAGYAGGWVDAAMMRVVDAGIAIPALFILLVVSAISTPGVLGLIVILGLVSWLVPSRLVRAETLTLKNRDYVHTLRAIGGTHTRAVGRHILPNSVSTIVVAATFQVADAILLVAYVSYLGLGLQPPKTDWGGMLSAGLTATYSGRWWLILPPGLAVILVVCAFNAIGDGLRDAFDVRGRR from the coding sequence ATGAGCGCCGTACTCCAGCCGGGCCGACTGCCCGGCGACGGGCCCTCGGCCGAGCCGATCGCCCCGGTCGCCGCCGGCGGACTGCGCCTGGCCGTACGCCGGTTCGTCCGCAACCGGCTGGCCGTGGTCGGTCTCGCCGTGGTCGTGCTGTTCTTCCTGTTCTGCTTCGTCGGCCCGCTGCTGTACTCCACCGACCAGATCCACACCACGCTCACCCAGGTGAACCTCGCACCGAGCGGCGGTCACCTGCTGGGCACGGACGCGGTCGGCCACGACGAACTCGGCCGGCTCATGTACGGCGGCAAGGTCTCCCTCGTCGTGGGACTGGCCGCGGGCGTCCTGGCCACCGTGATCGGCACCCTGTGGGGCGCGGCCGCCGGGTACGCCGGCGGTTGGGTCGACGCCGCCATGATGCGGGTCGTCGACGCCGGCATCGCGATCCCCGCGCTGTTCATCCTCCTGGTGGTCTCGGCCATCTCCACCCCGGGGGTCCTCGGGCTGATCGTGATCCTCGGCCTGGTCTCCTGGCTGGTCCCCTCCCGCCTGGTCCGCGCCGAGACCCTCACCTTGAAGAACCGCGACTACGTGCACACCCTGCGCGCCATCGGCGGCACCCACACCCGGGCCGTCGGGCGGCACATCCTGCCGAACTCCGTGTCCACGATCGTGGTGGCGGCCACCTTCCAGGTCGCCGACGCGATCCTGCTCGTGGCATACGTGTCCTACCTCGGGCTCGGCCTCCAGCCGCCGAAGACCGACTGGGGCGGCATGCTCTCCGCGGGCCTGACCGCCACGTACTCCGGCCGCTGGTGGCTGATCCTTCCGCCGGGCCTGGCCGTCATCCTCGTCGTGTGCGCGTTCAACGCCATCGGCGACGGGCTCCGTGACGCTTTCGACGTGAGGGGACGCCGATGA
- a CDS encoding ABC transporter permease gives MNTYLYLARRILQALAVILIVTVATFCLLHALPGGPARGILGPQATPQQIAQFDHAQHLDQPLPVQYGAYLGRLLHGDLGTSYTLNEPVSQLIVQRLPKTLVLTVLSALVGLLLAVPLGMWQAVRRNKPVDYVITTLSFVAYSTPVYFLGLILVLVFSHILPWFPAQAPQGDSLAQVFADPSGLVLPVVAGAASVVAVFSRYMRAATLENLSEDYVRTARAGGSRRGAILRRHVFRNSLTPVVAMLGYYVPVLFGGALVVEQLFNYPGMGLLFWTAAQSSDYPVLLGCVLVIAVATVVGTLLADIVQRIIDPRVKEGRA, from the coding sequence ATGAACACTTACCTGTACCTGGCCAGACGCATCCTCCAGGCCCTCGCGGTGATCCTCATCGTGACAGTGGCGACGTTCTGCCTGCTGCACGCCCTGCCCGGGGGTCCCGCGCGCGGGATCCTCGGCCCGCAGGCCACCCCCCAGCAGATCGCGCAGTTCGACCACGCCCAGCACCTCGACCAGCCGTTGCCCGTGCAGTACGGCGCCTACCTCGGGCGCCTGCTGCACGGGGACCTCGGCACCTCCTACACGCTCAACGAGCCGGTCTCCCAGCTCATCGTGCAGCGCCTGCCCAAGACGCTGGTCCTCACGGTGCTGTCCGCGCTCGTCGGGCTCCTGCTGGCGGTGCCGCTGGGCATGTGGCAGGCCGTCCGGCGCAACAAGCCGGTCGACTACGTCATCACGACGCTGAGCTTCGTCGCCTACTCCACGCCCGTGTACTTCCTCGGCCTGATCCTGGTGCTGGTCTTCAGCCACATCCTGCCCTGGTTCCCCGCGCAGGCCCCGCAGGGCGACTCCCTCGCGCAGGTCTTCGCCGATCCGTCCGGACTGGTCCTGCCGGTGGTGGCCGGCGCCGCCTCCGTCGTCGCGGTCTTCAGCCGGTACATGCGAGCGGCCACGCTGGAGAACCTCTCCGAGGACTACGTCAGGACCGCCCGAGCCGGCGGCTCGCGGCGAGGCGCGATCCTGCGGCGCCACGTGTTCCGCAACTCCCTCACCCCGGTCGTGGCGATGCTCGGCTACTACGTGCCGGTGCTCTTCGGCGGTGCCCTCGTCGTCGAGCAGCTGTTCAACTACCCCGGCATGGGGCTGCTGTTCTGGACCGCCGCGCAGTCGTCGGACTACCCGGTGCTGCTCGGCTGCGTGCTGGTGATCGCCGTCGCCACCGTCGTGGGCACCCTCCTCGCCGACATCGTCCAGCGGATCATCGATCCCCGAGTGAAGGAGGGCCGCGCATGA
- a CDS encoding ROK family protein, translating to MTATPAPPRQTDTVLAGVDIGGTTTQVVLCTDTLEVLDRVELATPAAEGGHAMVGTVLDGLRLLLDRVPSRLVGVGVGAAGVVDTHTGHVLVASDSFTGWAGFAVTDTIEAALDVPAFLDNDVNAFLRGEVSRGAVTGESHALGMTLGTGVGGALWMDGALLNGPHGAAGEIGHIPGFGDILCSCGGRGHLETLASGRSLAARFADRTGRDLDAREVAAAATAGDRDARAVFEAAGAAVARAILITAGMVDVTTVVIGGGVSRAWTLLEPPVLAALAAEPPVSGHPIRLVAARLGGDAVAIGAASRAREELCVGAATGAAAAGT from the coding sequence GTGACGGCAACACCCGCACCACCGCGGCAGACGGACACCGTCCTCGCCGGGGTGGACATCGGCGGCACCACCACCCAGGTCGTCCTGTGCACCGACACACTGGAGGTGCTGGACCGCGTCGAACTCGCCACGCCCGCTGCCGAGGGCGGTCATGCCATGGTCGGGACGGTACTCGACGGGCTACGGCTGCTGCTCGATCGCGTACCGTCGCGGCTGGTCGGGGTCGGCGTCGGCGCGGCCGGCGTCGTCGACACGCACACCGGACACGTGCTGGTCGCCAGCGACTCGTTCACCGGCTGGGCCGGCTTCGCCGTGACCGACACCATCGAGGCGGCACTCGACGTGCCCGCCTTCCTCGACAACGACGTCAACGCCTTCCTGCGCGGCGAAGTCTCCAGGGGGGCCGTCACGGGCGAGTCGCACGCGCTCGGCATGACCCTCGGCACCGGTGTCGGCGGCGCCTTGTGGATGGACGGCGCGCTGCTGAACGGACCGCACGGCGCGGCCGGCGAGATCGGCCACATCCCCGGCTTCGGCGACATCCTGTGCTCATGCGGGGGCCGCGGCCATCTGGAGACCCTCGCCTCCGGCCGCTCGCTGGCGGCGCGGTTTGCGGACCGTACGGGACGGGACCTCGACGCGCGCGAGGTCGCCGCGGCTGCCACCGCCGGCGACCGGGACGCGCGCGCGGTGTTCGAGGCGGCCGGGGCTGCGGTCGCGCGCGCGATCCTCATCACGGCGGGCATGGTCGACGTCACCACCGTCGTGATCGGTGGAGGCGTCAGCCGGGCCTGGACCCTCCTGGAACCGCCGGTGCTCGCCGCCCTGGCCGCTGAGCCACCCGTCAGCGGCCACCCGATCCGGCTCGTCGCGGCCCGGCTGGGCGGCGACGCGGTCGCGATCGGCGCGGCCTCCCGGGCACGCGAGGAACTGTGCGTGGGGGCCGCGACGGGAGCCGCCGCCGCGGGCACGTGA
- a CDS encoding ROK family transcriptional regulator, protein MPEVSPPHRNGAPGTPSLAERVLELIASGQGTSRAELAERLGASPSTISLTVGQLVSRGLVAEQGTRASTGGRPRKILRIGATDEFAVAADLGGLHARIGVVLPGGELTDVSTVPFTIADGPEVALPELAGTLEALAGRHGRERLRGVGFSLPGPVDVESGAVTLPSRMPGWNRFPVADWLQERFGVPAAVENDANCMAVGEHAVQPVERRQSIMVKIGSAIGTGIIADGKLYRGATGAAGDITHVRIDAAGDTPCSCGNTGCLETVASGAALVRILRGRGAQVESLADVVRLASDSDPQATRAVRQAGSYLGTVLAANVNFFNPDAVYLGGILSTLEPFVAAVRSRLYEGCHPLVTEHLTIARASLGADAGLFGAGLFALQRAMVQALHDATETHAGAAVLQSLGRPRGPAPVHD, encoded by the coding sequence ATGCCCGAAGTAAGTCCCCCCCACAGGAACGGGGCCCCAGGCACGCCGTCGCTGGCCGAGCGTGTGCTGGAACTCATCGCCTCCGGGCAGGGGACCTCCCGTGCTGAACTCGCGGAACGCCTGGGTGCTTCGCCGTCGACGATCTCGCTGACCGTCGGTCAGCTGGTCAGCCGCGGACTGGTCGCCGAGCAGGGCACCCGCGCGTCCACCGGCGGCCGGCCGCGCAAGATCCTGCGGATCGGAGCCACCGACGAGTTCGCGGTCGCCGCCGACCTCGGTGGTCTGCACGCCCGCATCGGCGTGGTGCTGCCCGGCGGCGAGCTGACGGACGTCTCGACGGTGCCTTTCACCATCGCCGACGGTCCCGAGGTCGCGTTGCCCGAACTGGCCGGGACCCTGGAGGCGCTGGCCGGGCGGCACGGGCGAGAACGGCTGCGCGGCGTCGGGTTCTCACTGCCCGGCCCGGTGGACGTCGAGTCGGGGGCCGTCACGCTGCCCTCACGGATGCCCGGCTGGAACAGGTTCCCGGTCGCGGACTGGCTGCAGGAGCGGTTCGGCGTGCCGGCCGCGGTGGAGAACGACGCCAACTGCATGGCGGTCGGCGAGCACGCCGTCCAGCCCGTGGAGCGGCGGCAGTCGATCATGGTGAAAATCGGCTCCGCGATCGGTACCGGCATCATCGCCGACGGGAAGCTCTACCGGGGCGCCACCGGCGCGGCGGGCGACATCACCCACGTCCGGATCGACGCGGCCGGGGACACCCCCTGCTCGTGCGGGAACACCGGCTGCCTGGAAACCGTCGCCTCCGGTGCGGCGCTGGTCCGCATCCTGCGCGGGCGCGGGGCGCAGGTGGAGTCCCTGGCGGACGTGGTGCGGCTGGCGTCCGACTCCGACCCGCAGGCCACCCGGGCAGTGCGCCAGGCCGGCAGCTACCTGGGCACCGTCCTCGCCGCGAACGTGAACTTCTTCAATCCCGACGCGGTGTACCTCGGCGGCATCCTGTCCACGCTGGAACCCTTCGTCGCCGCGGTCCGCAGCCGCCTGTACGAGGGCTGCCACCCCCTGGTCACCGAGCACCTGACCATCGCCCGGGCCAGCCTCGGCGCGGACGCCGGGCTGTTCGGCGCCGGCCTGTTCGCACTGCAACGCGCCATGGTGCAGGCGCTGCACGACGCGACCGAGACCCACGCGGGGGCCGCCGTCCTGCAGTCCCTGGGACGTCCGCGCGGCCCGGCCCCCGTCCACGACTGA